One stretch of Natronobacterium gregoryi SP2 DNA includes these proteins:
- a CDS encoding winged helix-turn-helix domain-containing protein: protein MSDEQHGQRPRLAERPADPFKALGNETRLEILRVLYDRGQANGEPTTTVTPYSELRGAVGIEDKGNFNYHLRQLDDRFLERDDDGYRLTFAGFEIVKVIDLDAWRSHEPCGPTTIADDADESAPLTAVYEDSVVQIRRGDETLYAHAVRPAGAADRGLELPRLLEVAATLWRHTVEQFLAGICPYCQATVERSVTVNDEGDGDTSWTYTFDASCVECGPLGGSHVGVVPITHPGVISFCWARGVDVTERPAWELPFVDDTAVTAVAEDPVELRVDVELEGDRLAMFVDENATILDLQQEIGE from the coding sequence ATGAGCGACGAGCAACACGGGCAACGCCCGCGACTCGCCGAGCGCCCGGCCGACCCGTTCAAAGCGCTCGGCAACGAGACGCGCCTCGAGATTCTCCGGGTGCTGTACGACCGAGGGCAAGCGAATGGGGAACCGACGACTACAGTCACACCGTACTCGGAGCTTCGAGGTGCCGTCGGTATCGAGGACAAGGGAAACTTCAACTACCATCTTCGCCAACTCGACGACAGGTTTCTCGAGCGCGACGACGACGGCTACCGGCTCACGTTCGCTGGCTTCGAGATCGTGAAGGTGATCGACCTCGATGCCTGGCGCTCCCACGAGCCGTGTGGCCCGACGACGATCGCGGACGACGCGGACGAGAGTGCACCGCTGACGGCGGTCTACGAGGATAGCGTCGTACAGATTCGGCGTGGCGACGAGACGCTGTACGCCCACGCCGTCAGACCCGCTGGTGCGGCCGATCGGGGGCTGGAACTGCCACGGCTCCTCGAGGTCGCAGCGACGCTGTGGCGACACACGGTCGAGCAGTTTCTCGCGGGGATCTGTCCGTACTGTCAGGCGACTGTCGAGCGGTCGGTGACCGTAAACGACGAGGGTGACGGCGACACGTCGTGGACGTACACCTTCGATGCGAGTTGTGTCGAGTGTGGGCCACTCGGCGGCTCGCACGTCGGCGTGGTCCCCATCACCCATCCGGGCGTGATCTCGTTTTGCTGGGCGCGCGGGGTCGACGTCACCGAGCGGCCAGCGTGGGAACTGCCGTTCGTCGACGACACGGCGGTCACAGCGGTCGCCGAGGACCCGGTCGAACTCCGCGTCGACGTCGAACTCGAGGGTGATCGACTGGCTATGTTCGTCGACGAAAACGCAACGATCCTCGATCTGCAACAGGAGATCGGCGAGTGA
- a CDS encoding formate--tetrahydrofolate ligase produces MTTPSSDEPIASDAEIARTAEKTPIEDVVAPLGLEPKDLEPYGDHVVKLAPETTHELTNRGAADARYVLVTGMTPTPRGEGKTVTNVGLAQAFDRLGKSAVAAVREPSLGPVFGIKGGAAGGGYSQVLPMEDINLHFTGDLHAITSAHNLISATLDNHVHQGNDEGIDVTEVVWPRAIDANDRALRELVVGLGGSTNGKPREGGFVLTAASELMAVLCLADSVADLKERIGRIVVAYDVDDEPVTVDDLGVTGAVAVLLKDAFQPNVVGTIEGTPAFVHGGPFANIAHGTNSIVADKIGGALADYVVTEAGFGADLGAEKFFDIVAPAADLQPAAATLVVSVRALKCHGKDMWPVEFDALEEPDVEAVRAGFENLDRHVSVLQKYGVPVVVAVNRFPGDTDEEVDAILEHCHDDLDVRAAESTVHRDGGEGGIDLAEAIDAAIDAHDDEFSPLYEQDAPVEEKIRTVATEVYGADSVTFTADARDDLERLERVDLETAPVCLSKTPYSFSDDSSKNGAPEGWELTVRELRPSAGAGFVVALTGDVLTMPGLPSEPAALEMDLEDDGTVTGLF; encoded by the coding sequence ATGACCACACCATCCTCGGACGAACCGATCGCATCGGACGCAGAAATCGCCCGTACTGCCGAGAAAACGCCGATCGAAGACGTCGTCGCACCGCTCGGACTCGAGCCGAAAGACCTCGAGCCCTACGGCGACCACGTCGTCAAACTCGCACCCGAGACGACCCACGAGCTGACAAATCGAGGGGCGGCCGACGCCCGATACGTCCTCGTCACGGGCATGACGCCGACGCCACGCGGCGAGGGGAAGACGGTGACGAACGTCGGGCTCGCCCAGGCGTTCGATCGGCTCGGAAAGTCGGCCGTCGCAGCAGTCCGGGAGCCGTCGCTCGGCCCCGTCTTCGGCATCAAGGGCGGCGCGGCCGGTGGTGGCTACTCGCAGGTGCTCCCGATGGAGGACATCAACCTCCACTTCACGGGCGACTTACACGCCATCACGTCGGCACACAACCTCATTTCGGCGACGCTGGACAACCACGTCCACCAGGGTAACGACGAGGGGATCGACGTCACCGAGGTCGTCTGGCCGCGAGCGATCGACGCCAACGACCGCGCGCTGCGGGAGCTCGTCGTCGGCCTCGGCGGCTCGACCAACGGGAAACCACGCGAGGGTGGGTTCGTCCTCACCGCGGCCTCAGAGTTGATGGCCGTCCTCTGTCTCGCCGATAGCGTCGCCGACCTCAAAGAACGGATCGGCCGGATCGTCGTCGCCTACGACGTCGACGACGAGCCGGTGACCGTCGACGACCTCGGCGTCACCGGCGCGGTCGCAGTCTTGCTCAAAGACGCGTTCCAGCCCAACGTCGTCGGCACGATCGAGGGGACGCCGGCGTTCGTCCACGGCGGCCCGTTCGCGAACATCGCCCACGGGACGAACTCGATCGTCGCCGACAAGATCGGCGGCGCACTGGCCGACTACGTCGTTACCGAGGCCGGCTTCGGCGCGGATCTCGGCGCCGAGAAGTTCTTCGACATCGTCGCTCCCGCAGCCGACCTCCAGCCCGCCGCCGCGACGCTCGTCGTCTCCGTCCGCGCGCTGAAGTGCCACGGGAAAGACATGTGGCCCGTCGAATTCGACGCGCTCGAGGAGCCAGATGTCGAGGCGGTCCGTGCCGGCTTCGAGAACCTCGACCGACACGTCTCCGTCTTGCAGAAGTACGGCGTCCCCGTCGTCGTCGCGGTTAACCGCTTCCCCGGCGACACCGACGAGGAAGTCGACGCCATCCTCGAGCACTGCCACGACGACCTCGACGTTCGGGCGGCAGAATCGACCGTCCACCGTGACGGCGGCGAGGGCGGCATCGACCTCGCGGAGGCCATCGACGCCGCAATCGACGCCCACGACGACGAGTTCAGCCCACTGTACGAACAGGACGCGCCCGTCGAGGAGAAGATCCGGACTGTCGCGACGGAGGTCTACGGTGCCGACAGCGTCACGTTCACCGCCGACGCTCGAGACGACCTCGAACGCCTCGAGCGCGTCGACCTCGAGACGGCTCCGGTCTGCCTCTCGAAGACGCCCTACTCCTTCAGCGACGACTCGTCGAAAAACGGCGCGCCGGAAGGATGGGAGCTGACAGTTCGCGAACTGCGTCCCTCCGCGGGTGCGGGCTTCGTCGTCGCGCTAACCGGCGACGTACTCACGATGCCCGGTCTGCCGTCCGAGCCGGCGGCACTCGAGATGGATCTCGAGGACGACGGGACGGTGACGGGGCTGTTCTGA
- a CDS encoding molybdopterin oxidoreductase family protein, with amino-acid sequence MGTADDPPSPFLGSAAENGDSGTEAESAFDSQKSICPFCGVGCGIRHGNRDKATGWAGSVNRRGEVCPKGVAAFEPVRSADRLVRPLVYESGTHVTAPWDEALDRLESGIRTAVDEHGPEAVACFASSSCTNEENYLVQKIARALGTNNIDNCARLCHASTVAAMVERFGAGAMTNTLEDVGEADVFLVCGANPAAQHPIAFQSYLAPAVDDGTTLLHVDPRETETTSKADVHLPVTPGYDIPLLNAMAKVVVGEGLVDEAFLDDRADGREAFEAHLEDVDVEANAREAGVDPDDLREAARAYGEADRAAAFTGMGMSQHHCGTDNVHALINLAVLTGNVGKPGTGINPLRGQNNVQGANDVGARPGDLPGYDAVTDADARERCADVWGFEPPAEPGRTQVEWTRSVGEDNGIRAAVVFGENPAVTEPNASEVADALADLDFLAVIDLYETATAELADVVLPGSAWAEKAGTVTNTDRRVQRMRPAAEPPGEARRDLEILQAVGRRLTDLGFEYDGPATVFDELTEVAPIYGGMSYEEIGEEYQRWPYPDGANEGVDVLHTAAFANGDRRTELAPVDHVPPADDLEDDQLVLTTGRVLQHFNSGALTRRSGTLMRLRGEDVVQIHPDDAAERGIDDGDEVQLSNDRGSVTVSAEVTAAITSGTVFTTFHYAEPLINVLTGDALDPVAKIPEYKHSAVTVEST; translated from the coding sequence ATGGGAACTGCCGACGATCCGCCGAGTCCGTTTCTCGGGTCAGCCGCCGAGAACGGAGACTCGGGTACCGAGGCCGAATCCGCGTTCGACTCCCAGAAGAGCATCTGTCCGTTCTGTGGCGTCGGCTGTGGCATCCGACACGGCAACCGCGACAAGGCCACCGGCTGGGCGGGATCGGTCAACCGCCGCGGTGAAGTGTGCCCGAAAGGCGTCGCCGCGTTCGAACCCGTCCGTAGCGCGGACAGGCTCGTTCGGCCACTCGTCTACGAGTCCGGGACGCACGTGACCGCGCCGTGGGACGAGGCACTCGACCGCCTCGAGTCGGGTATCCGCACCGCCGTCGACGAACACGGCCCAGAAGCCGTCGCCTGCTTCGCTTCCTCGAGTTGCACCAACGAGGAGAACTACCTGGTCCAGAAGATCGCTCGCGCGCTGGGGACGAACAATATCGACAACTGTGCGCGGCTCTGTCACGCCTCGACGGTCGCCGCGATGGTCGAGCGGTTCGGGGCCGGCGCGATGACAAACACGCTCGAGGACGTCGGCGAGGCGGACGTCTTTCTCGTCTGTGGTGCAAATCCGGCTGCACAGCATCCGATCGCGTTTCAGTCGTATCTCGCACCCGCCGTCGACGACGGAACGACGCTGCTCCACGTCGATCCCCGCGAGACCGAGACGACGAGCAAGGCGGACGTTCACCTCCCCGTCACGCCGGGCTACGACATCCCACTGTTGAACGCGATGGCGAAAGTCGTCGTGGGGGAGGGGCTGGTCGACGAGGCGTTTCTCGACGACCGCGCCGACGGCCGCGAGGCGTTCGAGGCCCACCTCGAGGACGTCGACGTCGAGGCGAACGCGCGGGAAGCGGGCGTCGACCCGGACGACCTGCGGGAGGCGGCCCGGGCCTACGGCGAGGCCGACCGCGCTGCCGCGTTTACGGGGATGGGGATGAGCCAGCACCACTGCGGGACAGACAACGTCCACGCGCTGATCAACCTCGCCGTCCTCACCGGTAACGTCGGGAAACCCGGTACCGGAATCAACCCGCTGCGGGGACAGAACAACGTCCAGGGTGCGAACGACGTGGGCGCACGCCCGGGCGATCTGCCGGGATACGACGCCGTAACCGACGCCGACGCTCGCGAGCGCTGTGCCGACGTCTGGGGATTCGAGCCGCCCGCCGAACCCGGCCGCACGCAGGTCGAGTGGACTCGCTCGGTCGGCGAGGACAACGGGATTCGCGCTGCCGTCGTCTTCGGCGAGAATCCCGCCGTCACCGAACCGAACGCCAGCGAGGTCGCCGACGCGCTCGCGGATCTTGACTTCTTGGCGGTCATCGATCTCTACGAGACCGCGACCGCAGAACTCGCCGACGTCGTCCTCCCCGGCAGCGCCTGGGCCGAAAAAGCAGGCACAGTCACGAACACCGATCGCCGTGTCCAGCGGATGCGCCCGGCCGCCGAACCCCCTGGCGAGGCGCGTCGCGACCTCGAGATTCTCCAGGCGGTCGGGCGACGGCTCACCGACCTCGGGTTCGAGTACGACGGTCCCGCGACTGTCTTCGACGAACTGACGGAGGTGGCGCCGATCTACGGCGGGATGTCCTACGAGGAGATCGGTGAGGAGTACCAGCGATGGCCCTACCCCGACGGTGCGAACGAAGGGGTGGACGTCCTCCACACAGCAGCGTTCGCGAACGGTGACCGCCGGACGGAACTCGCTCCCGTCGACCACGTCCCGCCGGCCGACGACCTCGAGGACGACCAGCTCGTGTTGACGACGGGCCGCGTGCTCCAGCACTTCAACAGCGGCGCACTCACCCGGCGGTCGGGGACGCTGATGCGACTGCGCGGCGAGGACGTCGTCCAGATCCACCCCGACGACGCCGCCGAGCGAGGGATCGACGACGGTGACGAGGTACAGCTCTCGAACGACCGCGGGAGCGTGACCGTCTCCGCCGAGGTGACGGCGGCGATCACGTCCGGAACGGTCTTTACCACGTTCCACTACGCGGAACCGCTGATCAACGTCCTGACTGGCGACGCGCTCGATCCGGTAGCGAAGATTCCGGAGTACAAACACAGCGCAGTGACCGTCGAGTCGACGTAA
- a CDS encoding GYD domain-containing protein, which produces MNRYVSLIELADRDVQNTQELASIWGEIRTEFAEHDADLVDSYAILGEQDFLVVFEADDREGAFKAALTLRRHGLDGQTMAAVETDEFAHLVDEI; this is translated from the coding sequence GTGAACAGGTACGTCTCGCTCATCGAACTCGCGGATCGCGACGTCCAGAACACACAGGAACTCGCGTCGATCTGGGGTGAGATCAGGACGGAGTTTGCAGAACACGACGCCGACCTCGTGGATTCCTACGCTATTCTCGGCGAACAGGACTTTCTCGTGGTCTTCGAAGCCGACGATCGCGAGGGAGCGTTCAAAGCCGCACTGACGCTTCGCCGGCACGGACTCGACGGCCAGACGATGGCGGCCGTCGAAACCGACGAGTTCGCCCACCTGGTCGACGAGATCTGA
- the pyk gene encoding pyruvate kinase, with amino-acid sequence MRNAKIVCTLGPASNDRRTIRDLADAGMSVARLNASHGSREDRADLIDRVRSVDEARDEPVAVMLDMQGPEIRTPPLPADETVLLETDSEIRFVDGDAVSSETVGLSLSIDTVEPGDRILLDDGLIETTVLECSDDEIRARVDTGGKLGSRKGVTVPGSDLDLDIVTESDRRELELAASKDVDFVAASFVRDADDVYEVNEVLEEFDADIPIVAKIERAGAVENLEAIVEAAYGVMVARGDLGVECPMEDVPMIQKRIIRTSRNAGSPVITATEMLDSMVTARRPTRAEASDVANAVIDGTDAVMLSAETAVGDHPVAVVEAMDRIVRQVEHSTEYEELLEQRVPTAGESRTDALARSARYLARDIGADAVVAATESGYTALKTAKYRPGVPVVASTQNDEIRRRLALSWGVTPLYARVSDQGADAVVQKAVQSALDAGVAESGDTVVVLCGMMTDLEGANTTNMMKVHVAAEALTTGRVVVDGCATGPVTRVPGGDLSDVPDGAILALPAEFDDEFDGDPTKIGGIVNAERGMTGYPALVAREMDVPMISDAAVSELEDGTTVTVDAERGVVYAGEIGDRTNRV; translated from the coding sequence ATGCGAAACGCGAAGATCGTCTGTACGCTGGGGCCGGCCTCGAACGACCGGCGGACGATTCGTGATCTCGCCGACGCCGGGATGTCCGTCGCCCGGTTGAACGCGAGCCACGGGAGCCGGGAAGACCGGGCCGACCTCATCGATCGCGTCCGCTCCGTCGACGAGGCCCGCGACGAACCCGTCGCAGTCATGCTGGACATGCAGGGACCGGAGATCCGAACTCCACCTCTCCCCGCGGACGAAACGGTGCTGCTCGAGACCGACTCGGAGATCCGGTTCGTCGACGGCGACGCGGTCTCTTCAGAGACCGTCGGCCTCTCACTGTCGATCGACACTGTCGAACCGGGGGATCGAATCCTGCTCGACGACGGACTGATCGAGACGACCGTCCTCGAGTGTTCGGACGACGAGATTCGGGCACGTGTCGACACCGGCGGCAAACTCGGCAGTCGAAAGGGCGTCACCGTCCCCGGCAGCGACCTCGACCTCGACATCGTCACCGAAAGCGACCGCAGAGAGCTCGAACTCGCCGCCAGCAAAGATGTCGACTTCGTCGCGGCGAGTTTCGTCCGGGACGCCGACGACGTCTACGAGGTCAACGAAGTGCTCGAGGAGTTCGATGCCGACATCCCGATCGTCGCGAAGATCGAACGCGCGGGTGCCGTAGAGAACCTAGAAGCTATCGTCGAAGCCGCCTACGGCGTGATGGTCGCTCGCGGCGACCTCGGCGTCGAGTGCCCGATGGAAGATGTCCCGATGATCCAGAAACGGATCATTCGCACCAGTCGAAACGCCGGGTCGCCAGTCATCACGGCGACCGAGATGCTCGACTCGATGGTGACGGCCCGGCGACCGACGCGTGCGGAGGCGTCGGACGTGGCAAACGCCGTCATCGACGGCACCGACGCCGTCATGCTCTCGGCAGAAACCGCGGTCGGCGACCATCCAGTCGCCGTCGTCGAGGCGATGGACCGCATCGTCCGTCAGGTCGAACACTCCACCGAGTACGAGGAACTGCTCGAGCAACGCGTCCCGACTGCAGGCGAATCCCGTACCGACGCCCTGGCACGATCGGCACGCTACCTCGCACGCGATATCGGCGCGGACGCGGTCGTCGCTGCGACCGAGTCCGGCTACACCGCGCTCAAGACCGCCAAATATCGGCCCGGCGTTCCCGTCGTCGCCTCGACACAGAACGACGAAATCCGTCGGCGACTCGCGCTCTCGTGGGGCGTCACTCCGCTTTATGCCCGCGTCTCCGACCAAGGTGCCGACGCAGTCGTCCAGAAAGCCGTCCAGTCGGCTCTGGACGCCGGCGTCGCCGAAAGCGGCGACACGGTCGTCGTCCTCTGTGGCATGATGACCGACCTCGAGGGAGCCAACACGACGAACATGATGAAAGTTCACGTCGCCGCTGAAGCACTGACGACGGGACGGGTCGTCGTCGACGGCTGTGCGACCGGCCCCGTCACTCGCGTCCCCGGCGGGGATCTCTCGGACGTACCGGACGGTGCGATCCTCGCATTGCCAGCAGAGTTCGACGACGAGTTCGACGGCGACCCCACAAAGATCGGTGGCATCGTCAACGCGGAGCGTGGGATGACCGGATATCCGGCGCTCGTCGCCCGCGAGATGGACGTGCCGATGATCAGTGACGCCGCCGTCTCGGAACTCGAGGACGGGACCACAGTAACTGTCGACGCCGAACGTGGCGTCGTCTACGCAGGCGAGATCGGCGACCGGACGAATCGGGTCTGA
- a CDS encoding DUF7312 domain-containing protein: MTDDPFGTNGEDDRRESPPGAAEAPPTERDTPTSSAETDRIPMNLSRDDSDPTTTDPGDDENDETDPYAPEPGSARIEAGEPTLENVVFVLVGAVAMVLVIAHVVSLPL; this comes from the coding sequence ATGACAGACGACCCGTTCGGAACGAACGGCGAAGACGACCGGCGGGAGTCACCCCCCGGGGCGGCCGAGGCACCGCCGACGGAACGCGATACGCCGACATCTTCAGCCGAAACGGATCGCATCCCGATGAACCTCTCGAGAGACGACAGCGACCCGACGACCACCGATCCCGGGGACGACGAGAACGACGAAACCGACCCCTATGCACCCGAACCCGGTTCCGCACGGATCGAAGCCGGCGAGCCAACCCTCGAGAACGTCGTGTTCGTCCTGGTCGGCGCAGTTGCGATGGTGCTCGTCATCGCTCACGTCGTTTCGCTTCCGCTGTAA
- a CDS encoding diphthine--ammonia ligase: MSEIEGVWVSLFSGGKDSSWALYRALEEGLDVRRLVTVHPAGDSYMYHVPATDLATLAAESVGIDLVDVEPDDFEAESVTDSSVQGDNELEPLEAALQELDDELEGGIAGVTAGAVESEYQTTRIEGLCDRLGCDLFAPLWEEKPRELADAMLEAGFEISIIQVAAHGLDESWLGRTLDRETLAELEELNEEYGVHILGEGGEFETLVVDGPHMDRRIELDYVTEWEGTRGQLRITDAGLE; encoded by the coding sequence ATGAGCGAGATAGAGGGCGTGTGGGTGAGCCTCTTTTCGGGCGGAAAAGACTCCTCGTGGGCACTGTACCGGGCTCTCGAGGAGGGACTCGACGTGCGACGGCTGGTCACCGTCCATCCCGCGGGCGACTCCTACATGTATCACGTTCCTGCGACCGACCTGGCGACGCTGGCTGCCGAGAGCGTCGGGATCGACCTCGTCGATGTCGAACCGGACGACTTCGAAGCCGAGAGCGTCACCGACTCGAGCGTCCAGGGCGACAACGAACTCGAGCCGTTGGAAGCGGCCCTGCAGGAACTCGACGACGAACTCGAGGGTGGCATTGCTGGCGTCACTGCGGGTGCTGTCGAGAGCGAGTACCAGACGACCCGGATCGAGGGGCTGTGCGATCGACTCGGCTGTGACCTGTTCGCCCCGCTGTGGGAGGAAAAGCCCCGTGAGCTCGCCGACGCGATGCTCGAGGCGGGCTTCGAGATTTCGATCATCCAGGTCGCGGCCCACGGGCTGGACGAGTCGTGGCTTGGCCGGACGCTCGACCGCGAGACATTAGCCGAACTCGAAGAACTCAACGAGGAGTACGGCGTTCACATTCTCGGTGAGGGTGGCGAGTTCGAGACGCTGGTGGTCGACGGACCGCACATGGACCGGCGGATAGAACTGGATTACGTGACTGAGTGGGAGGGGACACGCGGGCAGTTGCGGATCACTGACGCAGGGTTAGAGTGA
- a CDS encoding DUF373 family protein, whose product MTTLVVRLDRTDDVGRKTGLRTPIVGWEAVRALVTDIGLADPEDSGVNSLLETLRVAQDLRDENEETIVAVVSGDRESMVSADRAVARQLDELIDEHEPDSAVVVIDSAEDERLVPIVESRVQVDSVDRVVVRQARDIESTYYLLKQFLADEELRQTILVPVGITLLVFPVLAMQFGTAEGAAAITTVIGLFLLYKGLNVDEIMTGVAHQAREALYSGQVSVVTYVVAAGLTLVGLFAGALGVSSLDDPQGVFVPTMQFVFDSIPWLAMAGITASVGRILDEIIGEAPVRRSYLNLPFLLLAVALVLRGFAAYFLEQQGVIGSLAVPGSEFVPPVIEGVAFSPVQRLIIFVSTAIAVSLVGARIAVAFSGRDELSLSDDTDSSPQRSESGLTDGGPDPSIDGRSAPDREADSRADAERKTESGRDRDDSSDE is encoded by the coding sequence GTGACAACGCTGGTCGTCCGTCTCGACCGGACCGACGACGTGGGCCGCAAGACCGGATTGCGGACGCCGATCGTCGGCTGGGAGGCAGTTCGCGCGCTCGTGACCGACATCGGGCTCGCGGATCCGGAGGATTCGGGAGTCAACTCCCTGCTCGAGACGTTGCGGGTCGCACAGGACCTCCGCGACGAGAACGAGGAGACGATCGTCGCGGTCGTCTCGGGGGACCGAGAGTCGATGGTTTCGGCCGACAGGGCAGTCGCGCGCCAGTTAGACGAACTCATCGACGAACACGAACCCGACTCGGCGGTCGTCGTCATCGACAGCGCCGAAGACGAACGCTTGGTGCCGATCGTCGAGAGTCGTGTTCAGGTCGACTCCGTCGACCGCGTCGTCGTCCGCCAGGCGAGAGACATCGAATCGACGTACTACCTGCTCAAGCAGTTTCTCGCCGACGAAGAACTGCGACAGACGATCCTCGTTCCGGTCGGGATCACGCTGCTCGTCTTCCCGGTCCTTGCGATGCAGTTTGGGACCGCAGAGGGGGCAGCGGCGATCACGACCGTCATCGGTCTGTTCTTGCTGTACAAGGGACTCAACGTCGACGAGATCATGACCGGGGTGGCCCACCAGGCACGCGAGGCACTGTACTCCGGCCAGGTGTCGGTCGTCACCTACGTCGTCGCCGCCGGGTTGACCCTCGTCGGTCTGTTCGCTGGCGCGCTCGGCGTCTCGAGTCTCGACGATCCCCAGGGCGTGTTTGTGCCCACGATGCAGTTCGTTTTCGATAGCATCCCGTGGCTCGCGATGGCGGGTATCACGGCGAGTGTCGGCCGAATCCTCGACGAGATCATCGGCGAGGCTCCGGTTCGACGTTCCTATCTCAACCTGCCGTTTCTCCTGCTTGCGGTCGCGCTGGTGTTGCGGGGGTTCGCGGCGTACTTCCTCGAGCAACAGGGCGTGATCGGCTCACTGGCGGTTCCAGGCAGCGAGTTCGTCCCGCCGGTGATCGAGGGGGTCGCCTTTTCACCCGTCCAGCGGCTGATCATATTCGTCTCGACGGCGATCGCCGTGAGTCTCGTCGGCGCGCGGATCGCGGTCGCTTTCAGTGGTCGTGACGAACTCTCACTGAGCGACGACACAGACTCGAGTCCACAGCGGTCGGAGTCCGGACTCACCGACGGTGGGCCCGATCCAAGCATCGACGGCCGTTCGGCCCCCGACCGCGAGGCGGATTCCCGGGCCGACGCCGAGCGAAAGACGGAGTCGGGACGGGATCGGGACGACTCGAGCGACGAGTAA
- the sppA gene encoding signal peptide peptidase SppA codes for MVSKEGLGRFLVVVATTAIAIVAGVGLFVVYPDDVADLFGIGLALVVVLGGLKVAGNVAASAFPGYNVAEITVSGPITRDGRGGPLPSSPRATPADDVVEQIDRANEDDDVAALLLKLNTPGGEVVPSDDIRLAAQRFDGPTVAYATDTCASGGYWIASGCDELWAREGSIVGSIGVIGSRVNASELAEKVGLSYERFAAGEYKDAGTPLKELEDDEREYLQGLIDDYYETFVDRVSDGRDLDAEFVRDTEARIYLGDQAHEMGLVDELGTRREIEEALEERLETDDVVVEEFEPDRPLMARVGTSAQSVAYAFGAGLSGLADERGFRLRS; via the coding sequence GTGGTCAGTAAGGAAGGTCTCGGACGATTCCTGGTCGTCGTGGCCACGACGGCAATCGCCATCGTCGCCGGCGTCGGCCTGTTCGTCGTCTATCCAGACGACGTCGCCGACCTGTTCGGAATCGGACTGGCGCTCGTCGTCGTTCTCGGTGGACTGAAAGTTGCGGGCAACGTCGCAGCCTCGGCGTTTCCCGGCTACAACGTCGCGGAAATCACCGTTTCGGGGCCGATAACCCGCGACGGACGAGGCGGACCGCTGCCCTCGAGTCCGCGTGCGACGCCGGCTGACGACGTCGTCGAGCAGATCGACCGCGCGAACGAGGACGACGACGTCGCCGCTCTCTTGTTGAAGCTGAACACACCCGGCGGCGAGGTCGTCCCAAGCGACGACATCCGGCTCGCGGCCCAGCGATTCGACGGCCCGACGGTCGCCTACGCGACGGATACCTGTGCCAGCGGCGGCTACTGGATCGCCAGCGGCTGTGACGAACTCTGGGCCCGGGAGGGATCGATCGTCGGCTCGATCGGCGTTATCGGCTCCCGGGTGAACGCGAGCGAACTCGCCGAAAAAGTCGGTCTCTCCTACGAACGGTTCGCTGCCGGCGAGTACAAAGACGCCGGGACGCCGCTGAAAGAACTCGAGGACGACGAACGCGAGTATCTCCAGGGGTTGATCGACGACTACTACGAGACGTTCGTCGACCGCGTCAGCGACGGCCGGGATCTGGACGCGGAGTTCGTCCGCGACACCGAGGCGCGGATCTACCTCGGCGACCAGGCCCACGAGATGGGGCTGGTCGACGAACTCGGGACGCGCCGGGAGATCGAGGAGGCACTCGAGGAACGACTCGAGACCGACGACGTGGTCGTCGAAGAGTTCGAACCCGATCGGCCGCTGATGGCTCGCGTCGGTACGAGTGCTCAGTCGGTTGCGTATGCGTTCGGTGCTGGTCTCAGCGGACTCGCCGACGAACGTGGGTTCCGGTTGCGAAGTTGA